Proteins encoded together in one Cicer arietinum cultivar CDC Frontier isolate Library 1 chromosome 4, Cicar.CDCFrontier_v2.0, whole genome shotgun sequence window:
- the LOC140920027 gene encoding uncharacterized protein, with translation MFVSYIGAVVRQNVPITIDNWRDKALKDAKDIIWNDIQTTFVLDEERKSYVLRVAGKIHRGFRSHLSNFYLKDREGNTNAEPPKIYQHYISKDEWSAFVSKRSDPAFVNISTANRERASNPKHPYKKSRMGYARLEQKIRKDTQADQPLGRHILWKEARVNKEGVVDNENVKKVVELCETIEQSSETQEGNKDTCRDILGKVFNVPEYSGRVRGKGFGVTPKSFFPQEKRQKPSNEEVLEKLRILSEQVALLVNTNKDKQLPVQLQPEIQMESETGSCNWFLLVGYLQLSISLEEYDRVEECKSAKELWDTLRIHHEGTSHVKEARIDMGLTNLAEKEKWLR, from the exons atgtttgtaagctacattggggctgttgttcgtcaaaatgtcccaataacaatagacaactggagagataaggcgttgaaggatgccaaagatatcatctggaatgacattcaa accacttttgttcttgatgaggaacgaaagtcatatgttttgagagttgctgggaaaatccatcgtggatttagatcccatctctcaaatttctatctaaaagatagagaaggaaacacaaatgctgaacctccaaagatatatcaacattatatatcaaaggatgaatggagtgcatttgtttccaaacgttctgacccggcgtttgtc aatattagtacggcaaatcgcgaacgggcaagcaacccaaaacacccatacaagaaatcacgtatgggatatgcacgccttgaacaaaaaatt agaaaagacacccaagccgatcaacccttgggtcgtcatatcttatggaaggaagcgcgtgttaacaaagaaggagtggttgataatgaaaatgtcaagaaagttgtagaactttgt gaaactattgaacaaagttctgaaactcaagagggcaacaaggatacgtgcagggacattcttgggaaagtgtttaatgtccctgagtattccggtcgagtgagggggaaaggatttggcgtaactcccaaaagcttttttcctcaagagaagcgccaaaaaccttccaacgaggaagtattagagaagctcagaatcttatcggagcaagtggcactcttggtgaatacgaataaagacaagcaacttccggttcagctccaacctgaaatacaaatggagagtgaaaccgggagttgcaac TGGTTTTTACTTGTTGGTTATTTACAATTGTCTATTAGCCT ggaagagTATGATAGAGTCGAAGAGTGCAAAAGCGCTAAGGAGCTCTGGGACACtctaaggatccatcatgaaggaacaagtcacGTGAAAGAAGCAAGAATtgacatggga CTGACAAACCTagcagaaaaggaaaaatgGTTGCGCTAA